Within the Marixanthomonas sp. SCSIO 43207 genome, the region GAACATTTCAGAAAAAAAATTAACACCCTACAAAAAAGAAAGGAATATCAAGAACTAGCACGTGTTTACATAGATGTTGCTGCTTGGCATGAAAATCATACAGTTATGGACTCGTCTATAGCATATGTGAAAAAAGCAATTGATTTATACCAACAAAACAATGCACAAAAGTCCCTTGCCGAAACCTATTTAATATTAGCAAATAAATACAATGCTACCGGTGAATATGATAAAGCTTCAAAACCTATTTACGCTGCATTAACTATTTATGAAAATAAGGAAGATTACCGTGGTATAGCCAACTGTTATACTCAAATAAGCAACCTATTTTATTATTCAGATAGATATAGTGAAGGAGCAGAATATGCCAAACGAGCTATTGCCATTTTAGAAAAAACCAACTATGAAAAAGATCTAGCACTTGCCTATCGCAGACTTGCAGAAAATCAATTGTTTCTAGCTAGCCTTGAAGAAAGCCTTAAAAACATGAATCACGCCATACAATTGTATAAAAAACTAGGCGTAACCAATAAGTTGCTGTTAGCTTGTTACAACGGAAGAGGGAATATTTATAAATACCTTGAAGAATATGATAAAGCTATTGCAGATTATAATCGTTGCTATGAAGGAGCAAAAAGCAATGGTCTTGAGTCATATACTATCCCACCTACAGCAAACATTGGCCATGTGTATTTATTACAAGGCAAATATGAAGAAGCCCTACCCTATAACCTAAAGGCTATCGAAATCATGAAACGTACCGGAAAAACCAAAAACCTTTGGGAAAACTACATGCACGTTTCAAATATGTATCGTGAATTAGGCGACTATAAAAACGCTTTAACGTATCACGAACTCTACGAACGAGGTCATGCCGACTATTTAACGACCATTATTGCGCGAATGGAAAGCCAAGCTCATGTTAAATATGAAACGGCACAAAAAACCATGGAGATTTCAGATCAAAAAGATAAAATAGAACAACAAAAAAAGATTCAAGTACTCTACATAAGCGTTGCGGTATTGTTTGGTATTATTCTTTTTGGAATGTTTTTTACACTTAAAAATATTCGCAAAAAAAGAAAAGCTCTTGCTATTGTAAATAGAGAGTTAGATACCAAAAACCAACAAAACGAATTGCTTTTAAAAGAAATCCATCATCGCGTAAAAAATAACTTGGAACTGGTAAAAAGCTTATTGGTTTTACAATCTGCTCAATTAACAGACAAAGCAAGTAAAGAGGCCATGCTCGCAAGTCAAAACCGAGTACAGAGTATGGGGATCATTCATCAAAAACTTTATCAAGGAGAACAACTGGGAAGCATAGAAATGAAAGATTACTTTGTCAATTTAAGTGAAAGTGTACTTGACACATTTAATGCTGATGAAAAAGTAAAAATTGAATGCATTATGGATGAGTTAAACTTAGACATTGACACAGCAGTGCCCATCGGTTTGATTGTAAATGAGTTGTTGACAAACTCATTAAAATATGCCTTTCCGGGTGACAGCGATGGTAAAATTAATATTAGCCTTACAAAAGAGCAAGATCAATTAAAACTAAGCGTCTCAGACAACGGTGTGGGAAACACACAAAACACTACTAACAAAGGAACCGGTTTTGGAACTCAATTAATTGAATTACTTACCCAGCAACTCAATGGCACTATGAAAAAGAGTCACACAAAAGGAACCAGCGTGTTTTTCACATTTAAAAATTATAAAACCACATAATGGCTCAATCTGTAAAAATTTTAATTGTTGAAGATGAAATGGTTATTGCTGCCAATATTTCTTTGCAGCTAAGTGAGATGGGATATGAGATTGCAGGAATTTTACCTCGTGGTGAAGAAGCCTTAATTCAGATTAAAGAAAACCAACCAGATATCGTTATTATGGATATTCAGTTAAAAGGAGAATTAGATGGTATCGAAACTGCACATTTAATGCAGATAGAGTATAACATTCCTATCATTTATTTGACAGCCAATGCAGATGATGCAAACTTTAATAGAGCTAAAGAAACTCATCCTTATGGTTTTATCTCCAAACCATTTAAAAAACTTGATTTACAACGTGCTATTGAACTAACAATGGAGCGAGTTAATTACAGAAATAATTCAGAAAAAGGGAACGTACCTGAAAAAAAACCTCACGATCCTTTTATTTTAAGCGACCGTATTTTTGTAAGGCATCAAGAACGCATGGTAAAAATTGATATTCAAAACATTTTTTACATAGAAGCAGATCGCAATTATTGTCGTATTTTTTCTAAAGACAGAGAGTATTTACTAGTTATGCCCTTAAAAGATGTAGATGAAAAACTACCTTCAAAACATTTTTTACGCATTCATAGATCATATATCATCAACCTTACTTGTGTTGATGAAATTGCCGGTACGCATGTAGTCATTTCCAAAAAAGCTATTCCTATGAGTAAAGCCATGCGTACCGAACTATTAAAACGGTTACAAACTATTTAAAAGCCATATTACTGCCTTATTTGCTTCGGCAAGTAAAATACTCGCTTCGGACAGAAAAACAACCTATTCGTCCTATCTTATTAGTTTTCAGTGAGTTTATATCGTTACTTCGGGAAACGATTCTAAATCAAACCACTTAAATCAATAAAGTCATGAAGAGTATCTTTCTATTACGATCAAAACCAATTGTCCTGTTTGTCATATTTGTAGCAATTCCTTCAGTTCTTTTCTCTCAACAACAATGGACCTCTATAGACCCCAGTAATATTGCACAGTTTAAACCTACAAAACAAAGTAGTGTTCACGATGGTGGGGCTGCAAACCGTGCGGTAGATGGTAATACTAATGGTAATTGGGGAGCTGTTTCTGTAACACATACCCAAGGAGAAGAAAACCCGTGGTGGGAAGTTAATCTCTTAGCAGAATATGATATTTCTTCAATCACTATTTATAACCGAACAGATGGTTATTCAGATAGACTTAAAAATTTTACTATAAGAGTATCTAGCCAACCCTTCAATGGAAATTATGGAGGCGAAGTTTTTGCAACTGAAAACCAATGGTTTCAAAGTAACAAATCATACTCTGGCAATGCAACCGGACAATATATCCGTATTCATTTAAATGGTCGTGATGCTCTCAGTTTAGCCGAAGTTGTAGTACGAGGCGAACCTGTTTTAGAGTTTCGCAATGGTGAATGGACAACCCCTGCCATTAGTAAAAACGATAACCTTGCACTCGGGAAAAGTACAAGACAATCCAGCACGCATAATTTTGGTGTTTCAAGTAGAGCAAATGATGGTGTTACTGAAGGCCATTGGGCTGAGGGATCGGTAACGCACACTCATGGAGAGCCACGTCCTTTTTGGGAAGTAGATTTAGGTAAAAAGTTTTTAATAGATGAAGTTGCTCTTTATAATAGAACCGACTGTTGTAGCGATAGATTAAACAATTTTGATATATGGGTTAGTAACAGGCCAAAGGATCAAACTACAAGAAGGTTAAAACCTTTTGCTGAAGAACCTAAAAACTTTCTTCCTGAACGAAATAAGTCCTACACAGGCAAACAAGTGGGGCGTTACGTTAGAGTGCAACTTAAAGATGCGAATGCTCTTAGTCTAGCTGAAGTAAAAGTGTTCGGAACCGAGATTGGCGATTTAAGTGAGGGCGAAGCAGAGTCTAACGTAATGTACAAGGTAAGTATATTTAGAAATGTACAACCTATGGAAAGTTCTATAAAGTCATCTGTTACCACAAGTATTTCTGAAGGCATGAATTTTAGGCGTACTGTTAAAAAGGAGGACGAAACCCATTGGTCATTATCTACTACTGCAAAAGCCGCACTCAACTATGCAATTGTATCTTTTGAGTTATCAGTAACAGCTAGTGGTGGCGGAAGAACAACAAATAGTGAGGAAAACTCACAAGGTAATAATATCACGCAGTCATCAGAGCAAAGCACAGAAATCACCCAAACTGTTCCAGGTGGTTGTACACGCTATGAGTTCCATAAATTTATAATTAATCAATCTCCCGTGAACTATAAGTTTAACAAACAAAACTACTCTTGGTATAGAATTAATGATAAGGCCAAACCCGTGGGAGATATTACAGTGATGGTTTTTCCCAATGATGTTACACCTGATTTAAAAGCTTCAGATGATAACTGGGTAACTGCTTCCAACTATGAAAAAGTGCTTCAAAGCCATCCAAATTATGTTCAAACAGAATAATCAATACTAATTAACCAAATAAAACAACCAAAACATGAAAAACATTTTTCTTTTAGGACTTGCAATAGTCCTTATCGCAAGCTGTGAAAGCAACGTAAAACAACGCTACACACAACAATCGCCAGAAATTGACACCTATAAGCAAGTAATTGCAAATTACGAAAGTAAAAACTGGCAAGCTCTGGCCGGTCATTATGCAGATTCAGCAAAAATACTAAACAACAAGACTGAAGAATATGCAAAAACAGTAACCGAAATGATTGAAGCCAATAAAAAAAGTGCTGAAATTTTTTCCTCTTGGAGCTTTATGGATAATGAATCAGAATATGAAATGGTCATTATTGACAATGGAGAAACGTGGGTAAACTTTTGGAGTGTTTGGGAAGGAACCTTAAAAGCAAATAATAAAACATACCAAATTCCTATACATACAACGGCTCGGTTTGTAGATGGAAAAATTGTAAAAGAACTGGGTTTTTGGGATGAATCTGAAGTGGTTATAGATATGATGCAATTACAGCAACAAAAAGAAGCGGCTCAAGAACCAACTGAAACTACAGAAGCCGAAACTGAATAACGGTCAATTATGAATAGCATTTAATTATAGAAGGTATGAAAACAGTAGGTATAATAGGAGGTTCGGGGTTTATAGGAAGCTATGTAACAAAACAATTTTTAGATAACGATTACATTGTAAAAGTTTCGGTAACCGATATTAAAAAGAGTGAAAAGTATCAGCATCTTTTTAATCTCAATAACTCAGATAATTTAAATATCAGCTCTCTACGGGTAGAAAACTTGGAGGTGTTACAAGAATTTGTTCACGATTGTGACATTGTAATTCACGGCGGGACACCATTTCAACTAGAAGTGGCAGATCCTCAAAAAGATCTTTTTGATCCTACTATTACGGGTACTGAAAATTTTCTACACGCAATAAGTGAAGCTTCGCAGGTAAAAAAAGTTGTTTTTATCGCGTCGGTTGCTGCTTGGAATACCAACTTTCCACTTCCGGCAGAAGGAAAGTCTATTCAAGATGTGTTCAGTGAACAAGACACTCCATTTATAAGTTCAGAAAGTCATCCTTATGCGCAAGCCAAGTTTAAGGCAAACAAAATGGTAGAACAATTTATAAAAGACAACCCAACACTTGCTTTTGAAATCACATCGGTATCGCCGGTTATGGTCATGGGTAAATCATTGAGCAATCGAGAAGATTCTACCTCAACAGGAATTCAATATTTATTTAAAAATAAGATAGCGCCCAATCCTTTTATTCAAATGTTCTATGACAATGATGTTCCCATGGCGATTGTAGATGTAGAAGATGTTGCCAAGGCAATTTATAAAACAGCAACAACAACCGGTCAACACGGTAAAAACTATTTATTGAGCAGTGAAACCTATCCCGTTTCAGATGTTTCATTAATGCTAAATCACAATCCTCCAAAGCACCAACCAACTATTGTTTACGCTAATAATCTAGCAAAAACAAGTTTGGGCATTCAGTTTAAACCGGTAGAAGAAACATTGCATCGATATTCAAGCTGATTATTTAACTAAATAAACCAAGTAAATCAATTTTTAACCAGCCACAATTTTGTAGGCACAAATCAAATACAAATGAAAAAGTTATTTTTTACATTGCTCGTATTGCCGCTAATGGCTTTATCGCAAAACAATACCGATTACGGTATATTTGAAAATGCTCTCTTAACCCCTAATCCTTCCCAAATTACTCAATTTGAAAAGGCAATAACAGCCCATAACAAAAAGTACCACAGCAAAGCTCCGCACGGTGTTCGTGTATATTGGGTTACCAATGGTCCCAACACAGGAAGTTATGTATGGGTTATGGGGCCATTTCCTTGGAGTTCTTTAGACCAAGGACCTGTTCTTCAAAAAGAGCACGCGGCAGATTGGTCTGCAAATATTGCTCCTTATTTGGTAGCAGGAACTAGCAACCAATCCTATTGGCGAGGTCACACAGAACTTTCTCGATTTCCAAAAGATTTTACCATTAAGAACATGGCAGTTGATTATTGGGACATAAAAAGAGGAATGCACGAAGACGCTATGAAACTGGTAAAAAAGATAAATCAAGTATATGCTGAAAAATCACCAAACGACACCTATGGAATTTACACCAATGAATTTCCTAGTACCAAAGAAGGGAAAGACCTAGTGGTAATTTCATTTTTTGATAATACTTCTTGGTTAGGAGAAGACAATGAGATTCCAAAAAAATATGAGGAAAAGTTCGGTTCCGGAAGTTGGAAACAATTTTTAAAAGACTGGATGGCTGTAACCAATGGTGGCGAAACAGAAATTTGGGTTTATAGACCAGACCTAAGTGGTATAAACGGCGAGGTAAAAGTTGCTGCCAGACAATAATATATAAAGGAAAGAGTGCAGCGTACGTATAAGTAATCGAGTTATAAGCGTTTCGGTGCACTCTTTTTACAGTAAAATTAATACTCATGAAAACTAAAAATCTTTTCTGGACCAAAGAAGAACTCAAAATATACATCCTTTTGCTCTGCGCACAAGTAGATAAAAAAGTAGCTGAAGAAGAAGTAAGCCTTATCAAATCTCAAACAACATCAGCTACGTTTAACACTATGTATAAAGAGTTTTTGCAAGATGATGAACGTAAAAGTTTTGAGAAAATTCAAGATGCTTTAGAACACCATGATTACTCAAGTAAAGAATTGGCAGTTTTAAAGAAAGAAATACAAAACGTTTTTATGTCAGATAAAACCATACACATGAAAGAACGCAACCTAGGGTGGATTTTAGACAACATTCTATACTAACAAAAACATCGTACTATGAAAACAATTACATACCTATTAATTATAACAGGATTGATAGCAACAAACCCTGCCATTGCTCAAAATATTGACCCTCACGGAACTGAAACATCTGCAGTAACCGGTTTGGTCTACGATTTAAAAGACCCTTTAAAAACTACATCACCTGCATACAAAGGGACTTCATCAATTAAAAAAAACAAAGATTCTATTACCTATTTTTTATTACGACCCGAAATAGAAAAGGCGTACGGCTATTCACATGCAGTAAAAATTGGAAATACCATAAAAGTATCTGGGGCTGTAAGTATGGACAATCAAGGTAATCCTACTGCTATTGGTGATCTAGAACAGCAAATGAAAAATTGTTATTCAGATTTAGAAAAAATATTAAACCATTACGATTGCACATTTGATGATGTTGTAGTAGAAAACATCTTTACTACAAATATGCCTAAGTTTTTAGAAGTTGCC harbors:
- a CDS encoding tetratricopeptide repeat protein, with protein sequence MKPLLLISLWACIHWISIPQASSKIQQDTISLTVANSEVQVPVISDSILEYEHFRKKINTLQKRKEYQELARVYIDVAAWHENHTVMDSSIAYVKKAIDLYQQNNAQKSLAETYLILANKYNATGEYDKASKPIYAALTIYENKEDYRGIANCYTQISNLFYYSDRYSEGAEYAKRAIAILEKTNYEKDLALAYRRLAENQLFLASLEESLKNMNHAIQLYKKLGVTNKLLLACYNGRGNIYKYLEEYDKAIADYNRCYEGAKSNGLESYTIPPTANIGHVYLLQGKYEEALPYNLKAIEIMKRTGKTKNLWENYMHVSNMYRELGDYKNALTYHELYERGHADYLTTIIARMESQAHVKYETAQKTMEISDQKDKIEQQKKIQVLYISVAVLFGIILFGMFFTLKNIRKKRKALAIVNRELDTKNQQNELLLKEIHHRVKNNLELVKSLLVLQSAQLTDKASKEAMLASQNRVQSMGIIHQKLYQGEQLGSIEMKDYFVNLSESVLDTFNADEKVKIECIMDELNLDIDTAVPIGLIVNELLTNSLKYAFPGDSDGKINISLTKEQDQLKLSVSDNGVGNTQNTTNKGTGFGTQLIELLTQQLNGTMKKSHTKGTSVFFTFKNYKTT
- a CDS encoding LytTR family DNA-binding domain-containing protein, giving the protein MAQSVKILIVEDEMVIAANISLQLSEMGYEIAGILPRGEEALIQIKENQPDIVIMDIQLKGELDGIETAHLMQIEYNIPIIYLTANADDANFNRAKETHPYGFISKPFKKLDLQRAIELTMERVNYRNNSEKGNVPEKKPHDPFILSDRIFVRHQERMVKIDIQNIFYIEADRNYCRIFSKDREYLLVMPLKDVDEKLPSKHFLRIHRSYIINLTCVDEIAGTHVVISKKAIPMSKAMRTELLKRLQTI
- a CDS encoding discoidin domain-containing protein; its protein translation is MKSIFLLRSKPIVLFVIFVAIPSVLFSQQQWTSIDPSNIAQFKPTKQSSVHDGGAANRAVDGNTNGNWGAVSVTHTQGEENPWWEVNLLAEYDISSITIYNRTDGYSDRLKNFTIRVSSQPFNGNYGGEVFATENQWFQSNKSYSGNATGQYIRIHLNGRDALSLAEVVVRGEPVLEFRNGEWTTPAISKNDNLALGKSTRQSSTHNFGVSSRANDGVTEGHWAEGSVTHTHGEPRPFWEVDLGKKFLIDEVALYNRTDCCSDRLNNFDIWVSNRPKDQTTRRLKPFAEEPKNFLPERNKSYTGKQVGRYVRVQLKDANALSLAEVKVFGTEIGDLSEGEAESNVMYKVSIFRNVQPMESSIKSSVTTSISEGMNFRRTVKKEDETHWSLSTTAKAALNYAIVSFELSVTASGGGRTTNSEENSQGNNITQSSEQSTEITQTVPGGCTRYEFHKFIINQSPVNYKFNKQNYSWYRINDKAKPVGDITVMVFPNDVTPDLKASDDNWVTASNYEKVLQSHPNYVQTE
- a CDS encoding nuclear transport factor 2 family protein, with translation MKNIFLLGLAIVLIASCESNVKQRYTQQSPEIDTYKQVIANYESKNWQALAGHYADSAKILNNKTEEYAKTVTEMIEANKKSAEIFSSWSFMDNESEYEMVIIDNGETWVNFWSVWEGTLKANNKTYQIPIHTTARFVDGKIVKELGFWDESEVVIDMMQLQQQKEAAQEPTETTEAETE
- a CDS encoding NAD-dependent epimerase/dehydratase family protein encodes the protein MKTVGIIGGSGFIGSYVTKQFLDNDYIVKVSVTDIKKSEKYQHLFNLNNSDNLNISSLRVENLEVLQEFVHDCDIVIHGGTPFQLEVADPQKDLFDPTITGTENFLHAISEASQVKKVVFIASVAAWNTNFPLPAEGKSIQDVFSEQDTPFISSESHPYAQAKFKANKMVEQFIKDNPTLAFEITSVSPVMVMGKSLSNREDSTSTGIQYLFKNKIAPNPFIQMFYDNDVPMAIVDVEDVAKAIYKTATTTGQHGKNYLLSSETYPVSDVSLMLNHNPPKHQPTIVYANNLAKTSLGIQFKPVEETLHRYSS
- a CDS encoding RidA family protein, which translates into the protein MKKNKDSITYFLLRPEIEKAYGYSHAVKIGNTIKVSGAVSMDNQGNPTAIGDLEQQMKNCYSDLEKILNHYDCTFDDVVVENIFTTNMPKFLEVAAYRTTIYKNHFPTGSWVGVKELALPEFLIEIELEVHKAD